One genomic segment of Devosia sp. includes these proteins:
- a CDS encoding DMT family transporter has translation MNQISSTRNAAATGAFFMLAASLVFAGSNTLQSILPTPAEYGGFGMSSTGMAFWQYLIASILALPLILRIGVSNLRTSHPLAHEVRAFVSALGVHVFVYGFASGVPVWQMVTLLATGPLFVIVGSVLFLGEKVSVARIAAGLLGFVGAIFVSGVGTDGLGLQALIPVVAAALWATTDVLTKHLSLKGESPQTLTVSLLVLMTPNHLAILLLVNAFAGVLPAGVATGFPFALPDGTGLWLLLLLGALTAGAQYLLAFAYRSADATYLQPFSDVKVFLGGLVAWIALGQVPTVWFWPGALLIVAASAFIFWAERQDSPRLAAA, from the coding sequence ATGAACCAGATTTCCTCTACCCGAAATGCCGCCGCAACCGGCGCTTTCTTCATGCTGGCCGCCAGTCTGGTGTTTGCCGGCTCCAACACGCTGCAGTCCATTCTGCCGACACCCGCCGAATATGGCGGCTTCGGCATGAGTTCGACCGGCATGGCCTTCTGGCAATACCTGATCGCCTCGATCCTTGCCTTGCCGCTGATCCTGCGGATCGGGGTCAGCAATCTGCGCACCAGTCACCCGCTTGCCCATGAAGTCAGGGCCTTTGTCTCTGCCCTGGGCGTCCATGTTTTCGTCTATGGTTTTGCTTCGGGCGTTCCTGTCTGGCAGATGGTGACGCTGCTGGCCACCGGTCCGCTCTTCGTCATTGTCGGTTCGGTGCTGTTCCTCGGCGAAAAGGTCTCGGTGGCCCGGATCGCCGCTGGCCTATTGGGATTTGTAGGCGCCATCTTTGTGTCGGGCGTGGGCACTGACGGCCTGGGGCTGCAGGCGCTGATCCCGGTTGTCGCAGCCGCCCTTTGGGCCACAACCGACGTGCTCACCAAGCATTTGTCGCTCAAGGGTGAAAGCCCGCAAACGCTGACAGTTTCCCTGCTGGTGCTGATGACACCGAACCATCTGGCGATCCTGTTGCTGGTCAACGCCTTTGCCGGCGTATTGCCTGCGGGCGTTGCGACGGGCTTTCCGTTTGCCCTGCCCGATGGCACCGGCCTGTGGCTCCTGCTGCTTTTGGGCGCGCTCACTGCCGGCGCGCAATATCTGCTCGCTTTTGCCTATCGCAGTGCCGACGCCACGTATCTGCAGCCGTTCTCGGACGTAAAAGTGTTCCTGGGCGGCCTCGTTGCGTGGATCGCCCTCGGCCAGGTGCCGACCGTGTGGTTCTGGCCTGGGGCGCTGCTGATCGTTGCCGCCTCTGCCTTCATCTTCTGGGCCGAACGTCAGGACAGCCCAAGACTGGCCGCTGCCTAG
- a CDS encoding MFS transporter: MSDTVEGRWAEIFGPRYLPVTTILALGVTLFAFNAFLSAAALPSAVQDLGGVEVISWATTLYLVFAIVGGAAAALLKRRLGSRASLIGLAVIFLVGTLIAAIASDMTQVLIGRSVQGFGEGVVAALCFALIPELFPSRLVPKVFGMQAVVWAVAAFGGPAGAGALTELISWRAAFLINVPFVLIFVVMCMLVVPRGEKSAEAESFPGLRLLTIGAGTMLVALAAVAPPVQAVLLLIGAAILLVIAVLLDRRAMQRLMPTDAFSLRTAVGSGLWVFLLMPVAGAATAVYLIMLLQQLWGFGPTQAAITAAVMAVAWSLSSVTVANVRQRSTRRILIRTGPLLLGAGLILVLLGLEWSQFWVLVVGQAMVGLGFGISNGYIMLTIMEASSAEERDRTSALLPTTQSAGNALGAALAGVAANAAGYPLAVGNAEVLASIVPLFIMAALFAVLAFLAALRLVQLAKVTPLATFAEE; this comes from the coding sequence ATGTCGGACACAGTCGAAGGCCGTTGGGCCGAGATTTTCGGACCCCGCTATCTGCCGGTCACCACCATCCTGGCGCTTGGTGTGACCCTGTTTGCGTTCAACGCTTTCCTGTCCGCCGCGGCTTTGCCCTCGGCGGTGCAGGACCTGGGCGGGGTGGAAGTCATCTCCTGGGCGACGACGCTATACCTGGTCTTCGCCATTGTCGGCGGTGCCGCCGCAGCGCTGCTGAAGCGCCGGCTTGGCTCGCGCGCGTCCCTCATTGGCCTGGCCGTGATTTTTCTGGTCGGCACGCTGATCGCCGCCATTGCCAGCGATATGACCCAGGTCCTGATCGGCCGTTCGGTGCAGGGGTTTGGCGAAGGCGTGGTGGCAGCACTTTGCTTTGCCCTCATTCCCGAGCTTTTTCCGAGCCGGCTGGTGCCCAAGGTCTTTGGAATGCAGGCCGTTGTCTGGGCGGTGGCGGCGTTTGGCGGCCCGGCCGGGGCAGGGGCGTTGACCGAGTTGATCTCCTGGCGCGCGGCCTTTTTGATCAATGTGCCGTTCGTGCTGATCTTCGTCGTCATGTGCATGCTGGTGGTGCCGCGTGGTGAAAAGTCTGCCGAAGCCGAGAGCTTTCCCGGCCTGCGCCTGCTGACCATTGGCGCAGGAACCATGCTTGTGGCACTGGCCGCCGTGGCGCCGCCGGTGCAGGCCGTCCTGCTTTTGATCGGTGCTGCGATCCTGCTGGTCATCGCCGTGCTGCTCGATCGCCGGGCGATGCAGCGGCTCATGCCTACGGACGCTTTTTCCCTGCGTACGGCCGTCGGTTCCGGCCTGTGGGTCTTTTTGCTGATGCCGGTGGCAGGGGCTGCGACCGCCGTCTATCTCATCATGCTGCTGCAGCAACTCTGGGGTTTCGGACCCACCCAGGCCGCGATAACCGCCGCCGTTATGGCCGTCGCCTGGAGCCTGTCGTCGGTGACTGTGGCCAATGTCCGCCAGCGCTCGACACGCCGCATTCTGATCCGCACCGGTCCCTTGCTCCTTGGGGCAGGGCTCATTCTGGTGCTTTTGGGCCTCGAATGGTCGCAGTTCTGGGTGCTTGTGGTCGGTCAGGCCATGGTCGGCCTCGGATTTGGCATATCCAATGGCTACATCATGCTGACCATCATGGAGGCCAGCAGCGCCGAGGAACGTGATCGCACATCGGCCCTCCTGCCGACAACCCAGTCGGCCGGAAACGCGCTCGGTGCCGCCCTTGCCGGGGTCGCCGCCAATGCCGCCGGCTATCCCCTCGCGGTCGGCAATGCCGAAGTCCTGGCCTCTATCGTGCCGCTTTTCATCATGGCAGCTTTGTTCGCTGTCCTGGCCTTCCTTGCCGCGCTGCGCCTGGTGCAACTGGCCAAGGTGACGCCTTTGGCAACATTCGCCGAAGAATAA
- a CDS encoding aldo/keto reductase: MTDTKVRWGIIGPGSIAKAFRDGVAAAAHGELVAIATRDPNRPGLAETFPGARIVGGYEALLADKDVDAIYIAVPHTGHAEWAIKAAEAGKHVLVEKPLALSAHEADAVFHAHRKAGTFAGEAFMYRLHPQTAKILELVKSGVIGEVRMIQSSFGFNMGSFQPQHRLFASALAGGGIMDVGCYPVSMARLLAGAITGKPFADPVKIAGTARLNAEGTDDFAAALLTFENGVVAQVSCAVMANLDNVLRIHGSEGRIDVPDFWFAGGNRDQGLGQIDIVKGGKTETISVNESAHVYSFEAEAASLAILGGRQEFDAPGMSWADTLGNLRVLDKWRADAGIEFSIEKPAVRTKTLDNRTLGANQGVIPKRSIPGLSKQASAVALGFEDFKTFSSGAILLDAFWERGGNVFDTAFIYGGGYTEKLFGDWQKRSGVREQAVLIGKGAHSPLVYPDVIAKQLTQSLERLQTDYVDVYFMHRDNLDVPVGEFVDAMDAEVKAGRIRGPYGGSNWTRERMDEAIAYAKANGKTAPQALSNNFALAEMLDPIWAGCVTASTPDFKQWLIDRQITNFSWSSQARGFFTDLAGRDKRDNEELVRCWYNDQNFGRRDRAIELAQKLGHSPIHVALAYVLAQAFPSVPLIGPRRLVELEDSLKAFEIELTAEQVKWLEQG; the protein is encoded by the coding sequence ATGACCGACACCAAAGTTCGTTGGGGCATTATCGGGCCAGGCAGCATTGCCAAGGCATTCCGCGACGGCGTTGCGGCCGCAGCCCATGGTGAGCTGGTCGCCATCGCCACGCGCGACCCGAACCGCCCGGGCCTGGCCGAAACCTTTCCGGGCGCCCGAATCGTCGGGGGCTATGAGGCTCTGCTGGCCGACAAGGACGTCGATGCCATCTATATAGCCGTGCCGCACACGGGCCACGCCGAATGGGCCATCAAGGCGGCGGAAGCGGGCAAGCATGTGCTCGTCGAAAAGCCGCTTGCCCTGTCAGCCCATGAAGCCGATGCCGTCTTCCACGCCCATCGCAAGGCCGGCACCTTTGCCGGTGAAGCGTTCATGTATCGCCTGCATCCGCAGACGGCCAAAATCCTCGAACTGGTGAAGTCCGGTGTGATTGGCGAAGTGCGCATGATCCAGTCGAGCTTCGGCTTCAACATGGGCTCTTTCCAGCCGCAGCACCGCCTGTTCGCCTCGGCCCTGGCGGGTGGCGGCATCATGGACGTCGGTTGCTATCCGGTGTCCATGGCCCGGCTGCTTGCCGGCGCCATTACCGGCAAGCCGTTCGCAGACCCGGTCAAGATTGCCGGTACCGCCCGACTCAATGCCGAAGGCACCGATGATTTCGCGGCGGCGCTCCTCACCTTCGAAAATGGTGTGGTTGCCCAGGTGTCCTGCGCCGTCATGGCCAACCTGGACAATGTCCTGCGCATCCACGGCTCTGAAGGCCGGATCGATGTTCCCGACTTCTGGTTTGCCGGCGGCAATCGTGATCAGGGTCTCGGGCAGATCGATATCGTCAAGGGCGGCAAGACGGAGACGATCAGCGTCAACGAAAGTGCCCATGTCTATTCCTTCGAGGCGGAAGCGGCCTCGCTGGCCATTCTCGGTGGCCGCCAGGAGTTTGACGCGCCGGGCATGAGCTGGGCCGACACACTTGGCAATCTGCGCGTTCTGGACAAGTGGCGCGCCGATGCGGGGATCGAATTCTCGATCGAAAAGCCCGCAGTCCGTACCAAGACGCTCGACAACCGCACGCTCGGCGCCAATCAGGGCGTCATTCCCAAGCGCTCCATTCCGGGCCTCTCCAAGCAGGCTTCGGCGGTTGCGCTGGGCTTTGAGGACTTCAAGACCTTCTCCTCGGGCGCCATCCTGCTCGACGCCTTCTGGGAAAGGGGCGGCAATGTCTTCGATACGGCCTTTATCTACGGCGGCGGCTACACCGAAAAGCTCTTCGGCGACTGGCAGAAGCGGAGCGGCGTGCGCGAACAGGCCGTGCTGATCGGCAAGGGCGCCCACTCGCCGCTGGTCTATCCCGACGTCATCGCCAAGCAGTTGACCCAATCGCTGGAGCGCCTGCAGACCGACTATGTCGACGTCTATTTCATGCACCGCGACAACCTGGACGTGCCGGTCGGCGAATTCGTCGATGCCATGGATGCCGAGGTGAAGGCCGGGCGCATCCGTGGGCCCTATGGTGGCTCGAACTGGACGCGCGAACGCATGGACGAGGCGATTGCCTATGCCAAGGCCAATGGCAAGACCGCCCCGCAGGCCCTCTCGAACAATTTCGCGCTGGCCGAAATGCTCGACCCGATATGGGCCGGTTGCGTCACCGCCTCCACGCCGGACTTCAAGCAGTGGCTGATCGATCGCCAGATCACCAACTTCTCCTGGTCCAGCCAGGCGCGTGGTTTCTTCACCGATCTGGCCGGGCGGGACAAGCGCGACAATGAGGAACTGGTTCGCTGCTGGTACAACGACCAGAATTTCGGCCGCCGCGATCGGGCCATCGAGCTTGCACAAAAACTGGGCCACTCGCCGATCCACGTGGCGCTGGCCTATGTGCTGGCGCAGGCCTTCCCGAGTGTTCCGCTCATTGGGCCACGGCGCCTGGTCGAACTTGAAGACAGCCTCAAGGCTTTCGAAATCGAGCTGACGGCAGAACAGGTGAAATGGCTTGAGCAGGGCTGA
- a CDS encoding helix-turn-helix domain-containing protein, with product MVERSFYEPSVNGVERLPTALHVFYGSPRIMLASHWHAQVEVNYIVRGWAHYRMGGHEVTFSEGDIALFWGGQPHLLDDASDDVVYAGGHLPLVHFFRLRLPEDVQTRLMQGATLVSQATDATDPVNFARWRDYARSGDPMQASVAVDELLLRIERLRFSPYALLPDRTLQRDASGFDQHVSPIVVRICDYIGDNFREEIDSTDIAVAADIHPKYAMTVFRKCTGMTLADYVTLLRLSYAQALLMRDEANVLQVAMDSGFGSLSAFNKSFRKIAGMSPGDFRREVRTRPSVGTTPMVPPPTHVN from the coding sequence ATGGTCGAGCGTAGTTTTTACGAGCCGTCGGTCAATGGTGTTGAACGCCTGCCAACAGCGCTGCATGTCTTTTACGGTTCGCCCCGCATCATGCTTGCATCCCACTGGCACGCCCAGGTCGAGGTCAACTACATCGTGCGCGGCTGGGCCCATTATCGCATGGGCGGGCACGAGGTTACCTTTTCGGAGGGCGATATCGCGCTGTTCTGGGGCGGCCAGCCACACCTGCTCGACGATGCGTCCGATGATGTCGTCTATGCTGGCGGCCACCTCCCTTTGGTCCATTTTTTCCGGCTGCGCCTGCCTGAAGACGTGCAGACCCGGCTGATGCAGGGTGCGACCCTGGTCAGCCAGGCCACCGACGCCACCGATCCGGTCAATTTTGCGCGCTGGCGCGACTATGCGCGCTCGGGCGATCCCATGCAGGCCAGTGTGGCCGTGGACGAACTTTTGCTGCGCATCGAGCGCCTGCGGTTCTCGCCCTATGCGCTCCTGCCGGACCGCACCCTGCAGCGCGACGCCAGCGGTTTTGACCAGCACGTTTCCCCGATTGTCGTCCGCATCTGCGACTATATTGGGGACAATTTCCGTGAAGAGATCGATTCAACAGACATCGCTGTGGCTGCCGATATCCACCCCAAATACGCCATGACCGTGTTTCGGAAGTGTACGGGCATGACCCTGGCTGACTATGTCACCCTGCTGCGCCTGTCCTATGCACAGGCCCTGCTGATGCGCGATGAGGCCAACGTTCTTCAGGTAGCCATGGACAGCGGCTTTGGTTCGCTCAGCGCTTTCAACAAGTCTTTCCGCAAGATCGCCGGCATGTCCCCGGGGGATTTCCGCCGCGAAGTGCGCACGAGGCCCAGTGTCGGCACCACACCCATGGTGCCCCCGCCCACGCATGTGAACTGA
- a CDS encoding adenylate/guanylate cyclase domain-containing protein has translation MGRRWTSLLFGLAVIMALGALRISDPYPVRVARETTFDLFQQIKPRDTPPQLPIRIIDIDEASLAELGQWPWPRDMLADLTTRLAELGAAAIVFDVLFSEADRLSPARFVDRGTDNDEIFAEALAGSPSVLSLARGVGGAPPDAGPKAGVAMTGEDPLRQVAEIGGAAQPLPDLSAAAQGVGVANLGRDSAGIARRLPLIWRQGERVYPALAIEALRVAQGASTLVVLGDTAGGGTVEQVRVGDLVVPTGPSGDIWLYYRELPEDLALPAREIFVDGYGQMADRIAGHIVLIGSSASGLLDIRVNTLGEAVAGVTIHAQALEQMLTGIFLQRADWVVGLELLIFAITAMIIVLAVVMTGPMSGLAVSLTAGIAIVVVSWVAFVGPRLLIDPSFSLFAALIVYAAMAFYRFAVTDADRRRIRRAFGHYVEPSLLTRIEADASLLRLGGDLRDLTVMFSDVRNFTTLAEKTPPAELVAKLNRLFAILGKSIVGHHGTIDKFMGDAVMAFWNAPAELDRHALMACRAALDMRRSLAELNASSNDPMTIGIGIATGPALVGNMGFEQRFDYSCIGDTVNVASRIEGACRRVGHDILVTQPTAQAAPEFAFLDLGSVELKGMSEPEPVLALVGDETMRASPPFARLLDAHAALLDLLSAGGTPSAEIEPALHNCAKLADATQPGLSAIYRAMPERLSDFSGQPVPQETDLVMRGGHNVV, from the coding sequence ATGGGTCGGCGCTGGACATCGCTCCTGTTCGGCCTTGCGGTCATCATGGCGCTGGGCGCGCTCAGGATCAGCGATCCCTATCCGGTGCGGGTCGCGCGCGAGACAACCTTCGACCTGTTTCAGCAGATCAAACCCCGTGACACGCCGCCACAACTGCCCATCCGCATCATCGACATCGATGAGGCCAGCCTGGCGGAACTGGGCCAATGGCCGTGGCCACGGGATATGCTGGCCGATTTGACCACCCGCCTGGCCGAGCTTGGCGCCGCCGCCATCGTCTTCGACGTCCTGTTCAGCGAGGCCGACCGGCTGTCGCCAGCCAGGTTCGTCGACCGTGGGACCGATAATGACGAGATCTTCGCCGAAGCGCTCGCCGGCAGTCCCTCGGTCCTCAGCCTGGCGCGCGGAGTCGGTGGCGCACCACCAGACGCCGGGCCCAAGGCGGGCGTTGCCATGACCGGGGAGGACCCCCTGCGTCAGGTGGCAGAAATCGGTGGCGCGGCGCAGCCATTGCCGGACCTGTCGGCAGCAGCGCAGGGCGTTGGCGTCGCCAATCTCGGCCGGGACAGCGCCGGCATTGCCCGCCGTCTGCCGCTCATCTGGCGCCAGGGTGAGCGCGTCTATCCCGCCCTGGCCATAGAGGCCCTGCGCGTGGCCCAGGGGGCCTCGACCCTGGTGGTCCTGGGCGATACCGCCGGGGGCGGCACCGTGGAACAGGTGCGGGTCGGTGACCTCGTCGTGCCGACCGGGCCATCGGGGGACATCTGGCTCTATTACCGGGAGCTGCCGGAGGACCTGGCGCTCCCGGCCCGCGAAATTTTTGTCGATGGCTATGGACAAATGGCAGACCGCATTGCCGGCCACATTGTGCTGATCGGGTCGTCGGCAAGCGGACTTCTCGATATCCGCGTCAACACGCTTGGCGAAGCCGTCGCCGGCGTCACCATCCATGCCCAGGCCCTCGAGCAGATGCTCACGGGAATTTTCCTCCAGCGTGCCGATTGGGTGGTCGGGCTTGAACTGCTGATATTTGCGATAACCGCCATGATCATCGTCCTCGCCGTGGTCATGACCGGGCCCATGTCGGGCCTTGCCGTCTCGCTCACCGCCGGCATCGCCATCGTCGTTGTCTCGTGGGTGGCCTTTGTGGGGCCGCGCCTGCTGATCGACCCGAGCTTTTCCCTCTTTGCAGCACTGATCGTCTATGCGGCCATGGCGTTCTACCGCTTCGCAGTGACCGACGCCGACCGCCGCCGCATCCGCCGGGCCTTTGGTCATTATGTCGAGCCGTCCCTGCTGACCCGCATCGAGGCCGATGCCAGCCTTTTGCGGCTGGGTGGCGATCTCCGGGATCTGACGGTGATGTTTTCCGATGTCCGCAACTTCACCACGCTGGCAGAAAAGACCCCGCCCGCCGAACTTGTCGCCAAGCTGAACCGGCTGTTCGCCATTCTCGGCAAGTCCATCGTTGGCCACCATGGCACGATCGACAAGTTCATGGGCGACGCCGTCATGGCCTTCTGGAACGCCCCCGCGGAACTGGATCGCCATGCGCTGATGGCCTGCCGCGCCGCCCTCGACATGCGCCGGTCGCTGGCCGAGCTCAATGCATCGAGCAATGACCCGATGACCATCGGCATCGGCATCGCGACCGGCCCGGCGCTGGTCGGCAATATGGGGTTCGAACAGCGCTTCGACTATTCCTGCATCGGCGACACCGTCAACGTCGCCAGCCGCATCGAGGGCGCCTGCAGACGCGTGGGCCACGACATCCTGGTTACGCAGCCCACTGCCCAGGCCGCCCCCGAATTTGCCTTCCTCGATCTCGGCTCGGTCGAACTCAAGGGCATGTCCGAACCCGAACCGGTCCTTGCCTTGGTCGGCGACGAAACCATGCGCGCAAGTCCCCCCTTCGCGCGCCTCCTCGACGCGCACGCGGCCCTTCTCGACCTGCTGAGCGCTGGCGGGACGCCTAGCGCAGAAATCGAACCGGCCCTGCACAACTGCGCAAAGCTGGCCGACGCCACCCAACCCGGCCTCAGCGCAATCTATCGGGCCATGCCCGAACGCCTGTCGGATTTCTCTGGCCAGCCTGTACCCCAGGAAACAGACCTAGTAATGCGCGGTGGTCACAATGTCGTTTAG
- a CDS encoding type I secretion system permease/ATPase, translating into MGLFAVSMVSNLLMLTGPMFMLQIYDRVLASRSVPTLIVLTVLICALFGFYAFLETLRSRMAARFADVLDARISGRLFDASVHYRLSSGNARSSDPVRDSDQLRQFLSSPGPLSLLDLPWVPAYLGVVFILHVWLGWLAVAGGLVIVVLMICNEVVSRKPSSELTSHQQVRQRQSDDARNNAETVMAMGMLDTLRTRWTAQSRQMLSAQRRGGDRASLFSSLTKGSRLLLQSLVLALGAYLAIHGDISPGLMIAASIITARALAPVEQIVGQWRSFVGARQAWGRIRRVLDIKLPGERAVSLPLPTRSIAVRNLATAPAGLDGALVAGINFELHAGEGLGIIGASGCGKSSLVRAIMGVWPARAGEVRFDGAPLGHYRPDQVGRMIGYLPQRVDLFDGTIAENIARFRPDATSEKIIAAARLAGAHDLINALEDGYNSPVGEQGDRLSGGQKQRVGLARALYDNPFLIVLDEPNANLDSEGDAAMTHAIQQARARGAIVMVIAHRPSAIAGVEKVLYMQAGRQLAFGAKHDVLPQILEPAGNVRPMKAPGS; encoded by the coding sequence ATGGGTCTTTTTGCCGTGAGCATGGTGTCCAACCTGCTCATGCTCACCGGCCCCATGTTCATGCTGCAGATCTATGATCGGGTGCTGGCCAGCCGCTCAGTGCCGACGCTGATCGTGCTGACCGTACTGATCTGCGCGCTTTTTGGCTTCTACGCATTTCTCGAGACACTGAGGAGCCGCATGGCGGCCCGCTTCGCTGACGTCCTGGACGCCAGGATATCAGGGCGGCTTTTCGATGCTTCCGTCCACTACAGGCTTTCCAGCGGCAATGCCCGCTCATCCGACCCGGTTCGCGACAGCGACCAACTCCGCCAGTTCCTCTCTAGTCCCGGTCCGCTCAGCCTTCTCGATCTGCCATGGGTGCCTGCTTATCTTGGCGTCGTCTTCATCCTTCACGTCTGGCTGGGTTGGCTGGCCGTGGCGGGGGGACTGGTGATTGTCGTGCTGATGATCTGCAACGAAGTCGTGTCACGCAAACCGTCCAGCGAACTCACCAGCCATCAGCAGGTCCGTCAGCGCCAAAGCGATGACGCGCGCAACAATGCAGAGACGGTCATGGCCATGGGCATGCTGGACACGCTCCGCACCCGATGGACCGCGCAATCTCGCCAAATGCTTTCGGCCCAGCGGCGGGGCGGTGACCGGGCATCGCTCTTCTCTTCGCTGACCAAGGGGTCGCGCCTGCTTCTGCAGTCGCTGGTCCTGGCGCTCGGCGCCTACCTGGCGATACATGGCGATATCAGTCCGGGCCTGATGATCGCCGCGTCGATTATTACGGCGCGTGCCCTTGCTCCGGTTGAGCAGATCGTGGGTCAATGGCGCAGCTTTGTCGGTGCCCGTCAGGCCTGGGGCCGCATCCGCCGGGTACTTGATATCAAACTCCCGGGCGAGCGGGCCGTCAGCCTGCCGTTGCCGACACGCAGTATTGCCGTGCGCAATCTGGCGACGGCCCCCGCCGGTCTGGATGGTGCGCTGGTGGCCGGCATCAATTTTGAACTGCATGCCGGTGAGGGCCTTGGCATTATCGGCGCCTCTGGCTGCGGAAAGTCCTCTCTGGTGCGCGCCATCATGGGGGTCTGGCCCGCCCGGGCCGGTGAAGTGCGATTCGATGGCGCGCCACTAGGACATTATCGACCCGATCAGGTCGGCCGGATGATCGGATACCTGCCGCAGCGGGTGGACCTGTTCGATGGTACGATTGCCGAGAACATCGCGCGTTTCCGCCCCGACGCGACGAGTGAAAAGATCATTGCGGCGGCGCGGCTTGCCGGCGCCCACGACCTCATCAATGCACTCGAGGACGGCTACAATTCGCCGGTAGGCGAACAGGGAGACCGCCTGAGCGGTGGTCAGAAGCAACGCGTGGGACTGGCGCGGGCCCTCTATGACAACCCGTTCCTGATTGTTCTGGACGAACCCAATGCCAATCTCGATTCCGAGGGCGACGCCGCCATGACCCACGCCATCCAGCAGGCGCGTGCGCGCGGCGCCATCGTCATGGTCATTGCTCATCGCCCGAGCGCCATCGCCGGGGTCGAGAAAGTCCTCTACATGCAGGCCGGTCGCCAATTGGCTTTCGGTGCCAAGCACGATGTCCTCCCGCAGATACTCGAACCAGCCGGAAACGTCCGCCCGATGAAGGCGCCGGGCTCATGA
- a CDS encoding HlyD family type I secretion periplasmic adaptor subunit yields the protein MTGDGGGIREDLGSLRRHGLVGLIAVVVLFGGMTAWAAVTEISGAIIAHGVLEVEDSAKRVQHPDGGVVEQVLVRNEDVVEAGQLIAVLERTTMLAAVALAENQLREAYAREARLVAELAGAAEIARPDAALEIFSEAEMAPLLALEQEVLTVRLQARDGRINQLNEQIVQLDRQREGMQTQQVAVENQIALVETEIEDFESLFADRLVQASRGSALNKELALAQGQLGQLTASIAATAAAGAERALQIEQIRAEFVSSGLADLQQARSVIGEASQRRIAERERLRRAEIRAPHAGVVHESILHTVGGVVGAGETLMLIVPQDERLLGAVRISPIDIDKVVAGQEAVVRLPGLNPRTTPELFATVTRVAPDLTLDRVSGQSYYAARITIPAEEIARLPTGTALLPGMPLDVYVQTGDRTVLSYLLHPATEQLSRALREE from the coding sequence ATGACGGGCGATGGGGGCGGCATTCGCGAGGATCTCGGCAGTCTGAGGCGCCATGGTCTGGTGGGCCTGATCGCCGTTGTCGTCCTCTTCGGCGGCATGACGGCATGGGCGGCTGTCACCGAGATTTCGGGAGCCATCATTGCCCATGGCGTGCTGGAAGTCGAAGACAGCGCCAAGCGCGTGCAACATCCCGATGGCGGCGTTGTCGAGCAGGTTCTCGTGCGCAACGAGGACGTGGTCGAGGCCGGGCAGTTGATCGCGGTTCTGGAGCGCACCACCATGCTGGCGGCGGTTGCCCTGGCGGAAAACCAACTGCGCGAGGCCTATGCCCGCGAGGCTCGGCTGGTTGCCGAACTGGCCGGCGCAGCAGAAATAGCGCGTCCGGACGCAGCCCTCGAAATTTTCTCTGAAGCCGAAATGGCTCCCCTGCTTGCCCTCGAGCAGGAGGTGCTGACCGTGCGCCTCCAGGCTCGGGATGGCCGTATCAACCAGCTCAATGAGCAGATCGTCCAGCTTGATCGCCAGCGTGAGGGTATGCAGACGCAGCAGGTGGCGGTGGAAAACCAGATCGCTCTGGTAGAGACGGAGATCGAGGATTTTGAATCCCTGTTCGCTGATCGCCTTGTGCAGGCCAGCCGCGGCTCTGCCCTGAACAAGGAACTGGCGCTGGCGCAGGGGCAGTTGGGGCAGTTGACTGCTTCGATAGCGGCGACCGCGGCCGCCGGAGCCGAGCGGGCTCTGCAGATCGAGCAGATCCGCGCCGAATTCGTGTCGTCGGGCCTGGCAGACCTGCAACAGGCGCGGAGCGTGATCGGAGAGGCCAGTCAGCGGCGGATCGCCGAGCGCGAGCGACTGCGCCGGGCCGAAATTCGTGCGCCCCATGCTGGCGTAGTCCACGAATCTATCCTGCACACGGTTGGCGGCGTGGTCGGCGCCGGGGAAACACTCATGTTGATCGTACCGCAGGACGAACGTCTGCTTGGCGCCGTACGGATCAGTCCGATCGATATCGACAAGGTGGTTGCCGGGCAGGAGGCCGTGGTGCGCTTGCCTGGGCTCAATCCGCGCACGACGCCTGAACTTTTCGCGACTGTAACACGCGTCGCGCCGGACCTGACGCTCGATCGCGTCTCGGGGCAGTCATACTACGCAGCTCGTATCACCATTCCCGCCGAGGAAATCGCACGGCTGCCAACTGGCACCGCATTGCTGCCGGGGATGCCGCTCGATGTCTATGTGCAAACCGGCGACCGGACAGTCCTGTCATACCTGCTTCATCCCGCGACTGAGCAACTCAGCCGCGCGCTGCGCGAGGAATAG